The nucleotide sequence TCCAGTAGCAAAGTTTGACATTGTCAGCAGTATTGTATCCCTATAAAAACGTTCTAGTTTCATAAACACTCTCCTTAAAATTACTATCACAAATAATATTTATGTATACTTATATTAAATATATGCCACTATGTGAAAATCAAATATGAATATAGTTTAATATTGTTAATATATTTAGAATTGAGAGGATTTTATTTTAGGAGGATAAAGTGAAAAAAATTTTAAAATGTATCATATTTATTGTTTTTGTATTTGCAGCAATTAGCATCATATATAAATATATACATAATGGATATACTGTTAAATGTAAAGATAATAATGTGAAGTATCTTATAAAATTTAAAGGTGTTAGTAATGCTGTTGATTTTACTGAAGATGAGAATAAAAATTTCTATGTGGCTTATAAGAGTGGTATACAAGCAATATATAGAAATGGAAAAACCGAGAACATATTAAAGAGTAATGATGAAAATATAAGGTGTATGGTGTATTATAATAGTAAGCTGTATTTTTCATCCAATCATGATATAAGTTATTATGATTTGAAAACTAAAAAGCTTGTGAAAATAGTAAATGACATACCTAACTTTGGTGATTATAGAGATATTTTTATAAATATAAGAAATGGATATCTATATGCCTCCATCGGTTCATCAACAAATAATGGAGTTGTGGGAAAGGATAATAAGTGGATTAAAGAAAATCCATATACTTTTGATGTTACTCCTAAAAACATAACCTTAAAAGGAATTAATTTTGGAGACGAAATGACAGGGGCATTTGTTCCGTACAATACACCCAATATCAAAGGTCAAATAATTCCAGGGCATTTTCCGGGAAATGGTTCAATTATTATTTATAATATTAATACAAAAGCAGCTGAAACCTTTGCCTGGGGAATAAGAAATGTTAGTGGGATGGATTTTGATAAAAGTGGAAAGCTAATAGCAGCGGTAGGAGGTATGGAAGATAGAGGAGTAAGACCCGTTAAAGGAGATAATGATTATATATATGAAATAGATAAAGATAAATGGTATGGTTGGCCGGATTACAGCGGAGGTGATCCTGTAGATTCTCCAAAATTTAAAAATAGAAATAAAAGACTGCTTGATAAGGTTCCAAACATAAACCCTCCAGCCCCACTTTATGAATATGATAAGGTAGGAAGCCTTGGAGTTCTTACAGTGGATAAAAATTCAGTTTTAGGGATAAAAAATTGTATTTTTGTGTATGATAAAAATGATAATTCCATAATAAAAATTAGCGGAAGTGTAAAAGATGAATTTGTACACTTTACTAATAAATCGTTTGTCAATGCAATGCACATTTTTGATGATGGAATGTATATTTTAGATTCAAAGGAGGGGTGTTTGCTACAAGTATATAAGGGCGCTTCAAATGAAAATATTCTAGTCGATAAAAAGATTATATATTCGCTTATATGTATAATGGGTGTATCATCTTTAATAATAATTATATTTGGATTTAAGAAAAACTAGGGGGAAAAGTATGAAAAAGAAATTTGAGAGTACTTATGGTAAGACCATTAGAGGAATATTTTTTGTCATAAATCCAGTTAAAAAGAAAGTTATAAAAACAACATGCATTATTCATAAATATATAAATTCTCTAGCAGTAGAAATATTAAAAAATAAAAGAAAAGCAAAGCAATATAAGTTTTTCAGTGATAATATTGAAGCTATAAATGAAGGAACGGTTTGGGCAGATCAGGATTTTAAGTCAACAAATCATTTTTTCGATTTTGAAAAAGGAAGAGGACTATATGGATTTTCTAATTTAGTAGATGAAGCTCAAAAATATTATAATATGTCTTTAAACTATCTAAGAGCAGGAGATAAGAAAAAATCTCTATTTTATCTTGGAGCAGCGTGCCACATAATTCAGGATTCAACTGTCCCGCAGCATGTTAACAACAGACTTTTAAATAGCCACAGAAACTTTGAAATGTGGATTATACAAAAGTTTTTATCTGGATATAGATTTATGAAAGCAGATGAAATAATTCGAAGTGATAATACAAGAGATTATATAAGAAAGAATGCAAAAGTTGCAAATAAAATTTATAATAAGTGTTTTACTATAAAGGATAAAGAAGCTAGGTATGATGCAATATCGAATTATATTATATGTCAAGCTCAAATGAGCACAGCTGGCTTAATGATGGATTATTACGAGAAATATGAGGTTATATACAAAAACCATAGTACATCAGAAATGGTAATGTAAATAAAAAAATATAGGGTTTAAATTAAATACCCTATATTTTTTCATTTTTATGTACTATTTTAAGATAAAAAATAATATCTATATTTATATATTAATATATAGGAGGTATTATTTATGGAAAGATTATTTATTAATTTAGAAAATGAGGTTTTACATGGGAATGTTTTAGATGTAGGTAGTGAAAATTATGGAATAGTGTATGAACTATGCAAAAAGAAAAATAAAAATATTTCAGATGTAAACTACGTTTCAGGAAGAGAACAGAGGGAATATATAGGTAAAAATTCCTATGACAGCTGTGTTTCTTTTTTTTCACTTAAGGACTTAAGAACGGATAGAGATAAAAAGAAATTTTTTTGGGACATGTATAGCTTCATGAAAGATAATGCCGTTCTATATTTGTGGGACGTTGATAAAAGTATATTTCAAACTTTTAGGAGGAGTATTCGAATAGTTTTGCCTGGTGCAAAAATAAAAGACATAGAGGTAAATGATTTTAATGTACTTTCTAATAATTCTTGCAAAAAAATTTGCAATATGATGTCTCAGTATTTTAAAATTATAGATGTGAAATGTTCAAATGACCTGTATTACATAAAAGCAGAGAAAAAGGAAGGTAATTTCAATGAAAAAAGTACTTCTTACAGCAATAAATTCTCAATTTATACACAGCAACTTGGCAGTGAGATATTTAAAGGCATACGCAAAGGAATTAGACTTGCAAATTAAGATAAGGGAGTTTTCTATTAACGATAGGCTTGAGAGAATATTCGAGGAGATAATGTATGAAAAGCCTGATATAGTAGGCTTTTCATGTTACATATGGAATGGTGAGTATGTAGATAAATTAAGTAATTTAATAAAAAGAGTTGATGAAAATATACAGATATTTTATGGAGGACCGGAGGTATCTTTTGACTGCAGGGAAGTCTTATTAAATAGTTCTGCTGATTTTTTAATAGAAGGAGAAGGAGAGGAAAGTTTTAAAGAGTTTTTAAAATGGAAACTTGAAAATGGATTTGATAGAAAAGATCTTAAGATAAAGGGAGTATATAGCAAGTGTCAAAATCAAATACTTTATGGAGGACAAAGAGAAGCTCTTGACATGAATTTGCTTGAATTTCCCTACAATGAAGAAGATGACCTATCAAATAAAATAATTTATTATGAAGCTTCTCGTGGGTGCCCATTTAACTGTAAATATTGTCTTTCTTCCACTATAAGAGGAGTGCGCTTTTTAAATCCAGACAGAGTTAAAAGAGAGCTTAAGTTTTTGGCTGATAAAAAGGTAAAGATAGTTAAATTTGTAGATAGAACCTTCAATGCAAATCCTAAGTTTGCTATGGAAATATGGAAGTATTTGATGGAGCTTGATACAGAAACTGTATTCCACTTTGAGATAACGGCAGATATTGTAACAGAGGATGAAATTGAGCTTTTAAAAAACGCCCCTAAAGGGAGATTCCAATTTGAGGTTGGAGTTCAATCTACTAATAATGAAGTTCTCAAAAATGTAAATAGGTACATAGAATTTAAAGATATAAAAGAAATAGTAATGAAGCTTGAAGAGGGAAAAAATATAAATCAGCATTTGGATTTAATAGTAGGGCTTCCTGGTGAGGATTTTAATTCCTTTAAGAACTCATTTAATGATGTTTACTCTATAGGTCCAGAAAAGCTTCAGATTGGATTTTTAAAGCTCTTAAAGGGATCTTCAATGAGAGAAGAGGCAGAGAAGTGGGGAATGTCCTATTCGCCATATCATCCGTATGAAATCTTAAGAACAAAAGATATAAGCTTCGAGGAAATAAGCATACTTAAAAGAGTGGATTCTGTGGTAGATAAATATTACAACACAGGAAAGTTTGATCATATAGTTGAATTTTTGATTTCTGATTTTGAAACACCATTTGATTTCTACTACAAGCTTTCAGAGTATTTTTATCATAAAGGATATTTTAATAGAAGTATATCTGCAAGTGAATACTATAAAGTTTTTTTGGATTTTAATAAAGAGATTCTAAAAAAAGAAAATGATGTATTAGAGGAAATAGTTAAGTTCGAATATCTTAAATTCAATAAGAAAAGTTGGCTTCCACCATTTTTGACTAGGTTAAATGTTAAGGAAGAAGAGCAGGCTATAAAGGAAAAATTAAAAGAAGAAAATAAATTTGATAAGAAGCTTCATTTGGAAAAATTCTCAATAGATATTGATAGGTACATAACTAAAAAAGAAATTGTGTATAAAGAAATGTATCACATATTTAATTAAATAGCATTTTAAGGATAATAGTTTATTATGAAATTTTCATGATAAACTATTATTTTTGTATATATATTAATTTATTTACAATAAAAGTAATAGGTGTTAATATTAATAATGACTATATAATTAATAGAAGAAATCCAAGTGTAAAGGAGAGTAATGGTTATATGGAAAATGTTATACATAATAGCCGCTGGATAATGACCCCAGAGGTAAAAGAGGATTGTAAAATGAGATTATTCTGTTTACCTTTTGCAGGAGGAGGAGCTTTAGCATACAGAAGTTGGTGCAGATACATGCCGCCGGAAATAGAATTATGTGCTGTGCAGCTTCCAGGAAGAGAAAATAGAATAAAGGATGAAAAATTTTATGATATTAATTTGCTTATTGATGAATTAGTTCTCCAAATACTTCCGTATTTAGACAAGCCGTTTGCTTTATATGGTCACAGTATGGGTGGATTAATTTCTTTTGAACTTGCTAGAAGAATAAGAAAAGTAAAAGGGTTAACGCCAAAGATATTATTTTTCTCTGGATCTAAAGCACCTCAGCTATATGATCATACGAAGGATATAAGTCATCTTCCTGATGAATTGTTTTTAAAAGCCATAAAAAGCTTTAATGGTATGCCAGATATGTTTTGGCAAGATAGAGAATTAATTGAGTTTAAACTTCCTACATTAAGAGCAGATTTTTCTGTTTTAGAGGGTTACAACTATTATAATGAAGAACCCTTAGAGTGTCCTATATCAGCCTTGTGTGGAGAAAATGATAAGATTATAAGTAAAAAAGATATGGAGGCACTAGCTTTACAAACAAAAAATCAGTTTAAATTGAGAATGTTTGATGGAGATCATTTTTTTATAAATACGTGTCGTTCTAAAGTTTTAAAAAGTATAATTGAAGACTTGAATGAATACCTTAATTAAAAATTATAAAAAAATCAGATGGATCATTTTTTTATAATTATCTATCTGATTTTTTATACTACTTTTAGTATTATTTTTCATTTCTTAAGTTTTTCATGCTTATATCTAGGACATTGAAGGAATGTGTAAGCATACCAGAAGAAATATAGTCAACTCCTGGTACAGCTTTTTCACGGATATTTTCAAAGGTTATGTTACCGGAAACTTCAATTAAAGCTCTTTTATTTATGAGCTTTACAGCTTTTTTTATAGTCTCCACATCCATATTATCAAGCATAATTATATCAGCCTTAGCATTAAGAGCTTCACTAACCTCGTCCAAGGTTTCCGTTTCAACTTCTATTTTTCTTACAAAAGAAGAATTGTTTCTGGCAAGATTTACAGCATTTGTTATACCATAGGCAGCATCTATATGATTATCCTTTATTAAAATGCCGTCAGAAAGACCAAATCTATGATTATATCCTCCACCAATTTTTACTGCATATTTTTCTAAAAGTCTCATACCGGGAGTAGTTTTTCTTGTATCCAATAGCTTTACCCCTGTGCCCTCTAAGCGTTTATTTAAATTGGAGGTTGTAGTAGCAATACCACTTAAGATTTGCATAAGATTAAGTGCAGTTCTCTCTCCAGATAGAATGGAGTGAGTGCTTCCAAAAACTCTGCCTATAATTTCACCTTTTTTAACCTTTGAGCCATCAGAAATAGTAAATTCAGCTTCTGCTCCTTTAAAAATTTCAAATACACGTTTAAATATTCCTATACCCGCTATAATTCCATCTTCTTTTGCAATAATATCTGCAGTGCTCTTAGAGCTTTCTTCTATTATTGCATTGGTAGTTATATCGTTATAAGCACCATCATCTATTAATTCTTTTTTTATAAAATCATCAAATGTTGACCAATTCATTTTTCTTTTCCCCCAAAATGGATTCAAATTTATTTATTACAATATTTCTGTTGCATTTTATAATACTAAGTGCATCAGATAAAGTTAAGTTCTCATTTTTTTCGTTTCTTTCAATGAAGGAAATGCTATGATTTATATTTTCGGCAGCCCTTTTAGAAAAAACTAGACCCTCAAGAAGTGAATTACTAGCAAGTCTATTAGCTCCGTGTACACCTGTGCTGCTAACTTCTCCACAGGCATATAAATTTTTCATTGAAGTTAAGCTATTAAAATCAACTTTTATTCCTCCCATGAAGTAATGCTGAACAGGAGTTACAGGAATCTTATTTTTTGTTATGTCAAGTCCCCTAGAAAGACATTCTTTGTATATTCCGGGAAATCTTTTAGTTATAAAATCTGCATCCATAGAGGTTATATCAAGGTATACATATTTACTGTTGTCTTTTTCTTCTTCTTTATAAATAGCATTTGCAACCACATCTCTTGGGAGAAGCTCGTCTACAAATCTTTCGTTTTCTATGCTTAATAGTTTTCCGCCTTCTCCTCTTACAGATTCAGATATTAAAAATTTTTTTTCTTGAGTATTACTATCATAAAGTGCTGTAGGATGAAATTGAATGTAGTTTAAGTCGCGAACGTCTATGTTATGCCTTAGAGCCATAGCAATTCCATCAGCAGTAAGAGTTCTTTGATTAGTAGAATTTTTAAATAAACCACCTATACCGCCTGAAGCTAAAATGGTAGCTTTAGAATGAAAAGTATAGATAGTATTGTTTTTTAGTGCTGAAGCTCCAAAACATATGTTGTCCTCAGAAATTAAGTCAAACACCTGAATGTTTTCGATAATCTCTATATTAGGTCTTTTTTTTACCTCATTATAAAGAGTTTCAAAAACTACCTTTCCTGTTTCATCCGTACTATGAACTATTCTATTTACGCTGTGAGCGCCTTCTCTTGTATAATTTAAACTTCCGTCTTCATTTTTATCAAACTTCATACCAAAGTTTATTAAAGTATCTATGTTTTGTTTAGATTCAGCAGCAAGTATTTTAACGGATTCTTTAATGTTTCTATATTGTCCAGCTCTTAGAGTGTCATCAACAAATAGAGGCTCGTCTTTTTTATTTAATGCAGTTGATATTCCGCCTTGAGCCAGGTAAGTATTACATTCACAAGCTTTTGATTTTGTTAGCATAGTTACCTTTATATCATTTTTTAAAGAGAGGGCAGAATATAAACCAGCAACCCCTGTGCCAATAATTAATACGTCAGTTTGAATATTCATAAATAAATCACCTTCCAAGTATTAACATATTTTCTAGGGAAGTAAGTGCCTTTTGTCTTAAGTTTTCTTCTATATTTATTTCAAAAGTAGAATTTACAAGACTATTATAAACATCTTCTAAGTGAGTTGCTTTCATGTTTACACAAACCATACTTCTTAGAGGATAAAAAGTCTTATTAGGTACTCTTTCCTGCATTTTATACATTATTCCTGTTTCAGTTACAACTAAATATTTATCTGAGGTCGTATCTTTTTCAGCATAATCTATCATTGCACCTGTACTACCTATAAAGTCTGCCATATCTCTTACTGGCTTCCAACATTCAGGATGAGCTAGAATTTTCATATCGCCATATTTATTTTTCATTTCTTCTATATCTGTTGGGATTATCATGTTATGAACTTTACAGAAGCCATCCCATAAAATTATATTTTTTTCTGGCACCATTTCTTGAACATAGGAACCTAAATTCTTATCTGGAAGAAATATTATTTCATCACTATCTATTCTTTTAACTATTTTTGCTGCATTGGATGAAGTACAACAAGTATCACATAATGCTTTAACCTCAACTGAAGAGTTTATATACGAGACTACCTTTGCATTAGGGTGCTTAGCTTTTAGAGCTGCAAGGCCTTCTGCATCTGCCATATCTGCCATTGGACAGCCAGCTTTTGGTTGCGGTAGAAGAACCTTTTTTTGAGGTGACAGTACTTTTGCACTTTCAGCCATAAATTTAACTCCACAGAAAACTATTGTATCAGCATCGTTTTCCTTGGCAATTTTACTTAAATTATATGAATCACCAATGAAATCAGCTATTTCCTGCACCTCAGGTCTTTGATAGTAGTGAGCTAGAATTATAGCGTTTTTTTGGCGTTTTAGTTCTAATATTTGTTCCTTTAAATTTTGATCCATTAATAAGTACACTCCTTTTTTTATTGTAAACAAGATACAGTAAATTATTTTAGTGTATACAGGTGTATATACATTAAATATAATATACATCTTTGTTAGATATTTATCAATACAAAAATGATTACAAATGTTGACTTATTACCATATTAACTATATATTTAACTATGAATGTAGTTTTTCGCGTTGGAAATAAGGGGTGTATGTGATTGTCTATAGAACAAAAAGAGTTTAAGTATGAAGAGGATAAACTGAAAGATACTGAAAATTGGATAGAAAATCAGATATCTGAAATAAAAAAAGATAACGTTGAATTTGAAAACAAAATAGTAGATTTAAAAAAACAATCTAAGGGGAAGTACAGTGAAGAACTAGAAATAACTGAAAAACTTTACAATATTACACATAAAAATCTTGAAAAATACAATGAAGCTAAGGTAACTCCATACTTTGCGAGAATTGATTTTAGAGAGAGAAAAAGAACTGAAGTTGAGAGCTATTATATAGGAAAGTTTGGACTAGGAGATAGCAGAAATGGAGAAGAAAAGATAATAGACTGGAGAGCACCTATTGCTGATTTATATTATAGTGGTACTGCTGGTAAGGTTGCATATAAAATTTATTCAGGCTATGTAGATGGGGAACTTTATCTAAAGAGAAAATTTTTAATACAGGATAAAAAACTAAAGGATGCCTTTGATGATGCAATAAATGAAATAATTTTAAAAGCTCAAGGTGGTTCTGAGAATAATCTAGTTGATGAGTTTTTAAGAATAAATCTTGAAAAGAATGTAAGTAGTAAGTTAAAGGATGTAGTTGCAACTATACAAAAGGAGCAAAATGATATAATAAGAAGTGAAAAAAATTCTGCACTTGTAGTTCAAGGATCAGCTGGCTCGGGTAAAACAACTGTAGCACTTCATAGATTAGCTTACCTTATATATAAGTATAATAAGTCCTTAAGTGGAAAAGATGTTCTTGTGGTAGCGCCTAATAGGATTTTCTTGGATTATATTTCAGATGTGCTTCCTAGTCTTGGAGCTAATACTGTGGTTCAAGAAACTTTTGAGGATATAGCCTTAAAGGTTTTAGGAATAAAATCTAAAGTATATACAAAGGATAAAAAACTTGCATACATATTTGAAGATAAAAATGAAGAAGATAAAAAACTTGTAATTAAAACAAGTAATTTTAAAGGTTCTCTATTATTTAAGGAAATGATAGATAAATATCTAAAAACAATTGAAGAAAAGGATAGTGTTGTAGAGGATATTAAAATAGCGGGATATGTCTTATTTGATAAGAAGGAAATAAGAAGACTTTTTTGTGAAGACATGTCACATTTACCTATAGATAAAAGAAAAGATGAAATAAAAAGGTATTTTAACCTTAAGATAAAGGATAAGATTATAAACATTTGTGATAAAATTTCTTTTACATACGAGTATAATATTGCAAGAGTAAAAAAGAATATGGAGGACGGAGTAGAGAGAAGAAAGAAATTAATAGCTCTTTACGATGAAAGAGACAATAAAAGAAATGACATAATAAAAAATGCACCAGTTGTAATGGACAATTATTTTGAAGCTTGGAAGCATACAGATACAGCAGTTATTCTGGATAGATTTTTTAATAGCAAAGATGTATACAATGAACTGGCAAAAGGAAAGATATCACAAAGTCTTTGGAAGCACATAAAATCAGAATTTAATCAAAATAGAGAGAAAAAGGTAATTGACAGTGATGATTTAGCTGCAATGCTGTATATAAAATTTAATATAGAAGGAAATGATAAATTTAACTTTAAACACATAATAATAGATGAAGCACAGGATTACAGTATATTTCAATTTTCAGCTTTAAAAAATTTATGTAGTAGTAACTCTTTTACTATAGTAGGTGACTTAGGGCAGGGAATATATTACTATAAAGGAATAAATGATTGGGCTTCTATAAATAAAAATGTTTTTGAAGATAATTTCAATTATGTAGCACTTAGTCAAAGTTATCGTTCAACAGTGGAAATAATAGAATTTGCAAATGAAGTTTTAAAGAAACAGGATATAAAATTGGAACCAGCAAAACCTGTTTTAAGACATGGTGATAAGCCAGAAGTAATTGAATTTGCTACTAACAAGGAATTTGTAGAGAGAGCAGATGAGATTGTAGAAAGGCTTGAAAAACTAGATAAGAAGAATATAGCGATTATAGGAAAAACTTATGATGAGTGCAAAAAAATTAACGACGCTCTAAGAAAATATAGTAAAAATAAGTGGAAAGTAATAAGGGAAAATGATAAAAGCTTTGAAACAACAAAAATAGTCATACCGTCGTATATAACTAAGGGACTTGAGTTTGATTGCAGTATTATCTATAATTGCAGTGAGGATAATTATAAAGATACAGAACTTGATAAGAAGACACTGTATGTTTCACTTACAAGAGCGCTGCACTATGAATATATCTTTTTCAAGGGAAAAAAATCCAGCCTTATTAAATAATAATTTATATTATTTAATAATTATTATTGAATAATTTTATTTTTGTGTTATAATATATATATAATAATACGAAAGAAAAAAACCAAAGCAGCTATAAATTTACGTATGTTACAAAATGTAATCAATTGTTAATAAATTATATTTTAATTGAGGTTAACTTTGGTGTAATTAATGAAAATAATTATTTAGTGTTGAGGAGGAGTTAAAATGAGTGCTGAAAAGCTTTGTGAAAATGTATATTGGGTAGGTGTAAAGGATCAAAAATTAAGAGTGTTTGACATAATAATGAATACAAAAAAAGGGTCAACATATAATTCTTATTTA is from Clostridium acetobutylicum ATCC 824 and encodes:
- the nadA gene encoding quinolinate synthase NadA, with product MDQNLKEQILELKRQKNAIILAHYYQRPEVQEIADFIGDSYNLSKIAKENDADTIVFCGVKFMAESAKVLSPQKKVLLPQPKAGCPMADMADAEGLAALKAKHPNAKVVSYINSSVEVKALCDTCCTSSNAAKIVKRIDSDEIIFLPDKNLGSYVQEMVPEKNIILWDGFCKVHNMIIPTDIEEMKNKYGDMKILAHPECWKPVRDMADFIGSTGAMIDYAEKDTTSDKYLVVTETGIMYKMQERVPNKTFYPLRSMVCVNMKATHLEDVYNSLVNSTFEINIEENLRQKALTSLENMLILGR
- a CDS encoding L-aspartate oxidase, encoding MNIQTDVLIIGTGVAGLYSALSLKNDIKVTMLTKSKACECNTYLAQGGISTALNKKDEPLFVDDTLRAGQYRNIKESVKILAAESKQNIDTLINFGMKFDKNEDGSLNYTREGAHSVNRIVHSTDETGKVVFETLYNEVKKRPNIEIIENIQVFDLISEDNICFGASALKNNTIYTFHSKATILASGGIGGLFKNSTNQRTLTADGIAMALRHNIDVRDLNYIQFHPTALYDSNTQEKKFLISESVRGEGGKLLSIENERFVDELLPRDVVANAIYKEEEKDNSKYVYLDITSMDADFITKRFPGIYKECLSRGLDITKNKIPVTPVQHYFMGGIKVDFNSLTSMKNLYACGEVSSTGVHGANRLASNSLLEGLVFSKRAAENINHSISFIERNEKNENLTLSDALSIIKCNRNIVINKFESILGEKKNELVNI
- a CDS encoding B12-binding domain-containing radical SAM protein, translating into MKKVLLTAINSQFIHSNLAVRYLKAYAKELDLQIKIREFSINDRLERIFEEIMYEKPDIVGFSCYIWNGEYVDKLSNLIKRVDENIQIFYGGPEVSFDCREVLLNSSADFLIEGEGEESFKEFLKWKLENGFDRKDLKIKGVYSKCQNQILYGGQREALDMNLLEFPYNEEDDLSNKIIYYEASRGCPFNCKYCLSSTIRGVRFLNPDRVKRELKFLADKKVKIVKFVDRTFNANPKFAMEIWKYLMELDTETVFHFEITADIVTEDEIELLKNAPKGRFQFEVGVQSTNNEVLKNVNRYIEFKDIKEIVMKLEEGKNINQHLDLIVGLPGEDFNSFKNSFNDVYSIGPEKLQIGFLKLLKGSSMREEAEKWGMSYSPYHPYEILRTKDISFEEISILKRVDSVVDKYYNTGKFDHIVEFLISDFETPFDFYYKLSEYFYHKGYFNRSISASEYYKVFLDFNKEILKKENDVLEEIVKFEYLKFNKKSWLPPFLTRLNVKEEEQAIKEKLKEENKFDKKLHLEKFSIDIDRYITKKEIVYKEMYHIFN
- a CDS encoding PQQ-dependent sugar dehydrogenase yields the protein MKKILKCIIFIVFVFAAISIIYKYIHNGYTVKCKDNNVKYLIKFKGVSNAVDFTEDENKNFYVAYKSGIQAIYRNGKTENILKSNDENIRCMVYYNSKLYFSSNHDISYYDLKTKKLVKIVNDIPNFGDYRDIFINIRNGYLYASIGSSTNNGVVGKDNKWIKENPYTFDVTPKNITLKGINFGDEMTGAFVPYNTPNIKGQIIPGHFPGNGSIIIYNINTKAAETFAWGIRNVSGMDFDKSGKLIAAVGGMEDRGVRPVKGDNDYIYEIDKDKWYGWPDYSGGDPVDSPKFKNRNKRLLDKVPNINPPAPLYEYDKVGSLGVLTVDKNSVLGIKNCIFVYDKNDNSIIKISGSVKDEFVHFTNKSFVNAMHIFDDGMYILDSKEGCLLQVYKGASNENILVDKKIIYSLICIMGVSSLIIIIFGFKKN
- a CDS encoding phospholipase C yields the protein MKKKFESTYGKTIRGIFFVINPVKKKVIKTTCIIHKYINSLAVEILKNKRKAKQYKFFSDNIEAINEGTVWADQDFKSTNHFFDFEKGRGLYGFSNLVDEAQKYYNMSLNYLRAGDKKKSLFYLGAACHIIQDSTVPQHVNNRLLNSHRNFEMWIIQKFLSGYRFMKADEIIRSDNTRDYIRKNAKVANKIYNKCFTIKDKEARYDAISNYIICQAQMSTAGLMMDYYEKYEVIYKNHSTSEMVM
- the helD gene encoding RNA polymerase recycling motor HelD is translated as MSIEQKEFKYEEDKLKDTENWIENQISEIKKDNVEFENKIVDLKKQSKGKYSEELEITEKLYNITHKNLEKYNEAKVTPYFARIDFRERKRTEVESYYIGKFGLGDSRNGEEKIIDWRAPIADLYYSGTAGKVAYKIYSGYVDGELYLKRKFLIQDKKLKDAFDDAINEIILKAQGGSENNLVDEFLRINLEKNVSSKLKDVVATIQKEQNDIIRSEKNSALVVQGSAGSGKTTVALHRLAYLIYKYNKSLSGKDVLVVAPNRIFLDYISDVLPSLGANTVVQETFEDIALKVLGIKSKVYTKDKKLAYIFEDKNEEDKKLVIKTSNFKGSLLFKEMIDKYLKTIEEKDSVVEDIKIAGYVLFDKKEIRRLFCEDMSHLPIDKRKDEIKRYFNLKIKDKIINICDKISFTYEYNIARVKKNMEDGVERRKKLIALYDERDNKRNDIIKNAPVVMDNYFEAWKHTDTAVILDRFFNSKDVYNELAKGKISQSLWKHIKSEFNQNREKKVIDSDDLAAMLYIKFNIEGNDKFNFKHIIIDEAQDYSIFQFSALKNLCSSNSFTIVGDLGQGIYYYKGINDWASINKNVFEDNFNYVALSQSYRSTVEIIEFANEVLKKQDIKLEPAKPVLRHGDKPEVIEFATNKEFVERADEIVERLEKLDKKNIAIIGKTYDECKKINDALRKYSKNKWKVIRENDKSFETTKIVIPSYITKGLEFDCSIIYNCSEDNYKDTELDKKTLYVSLTRALHYEYIFFKGKKSSLIK
- the nadC gene encoding carboxylating nicotinate-nucleotide diphosphorylase; this encodes MNWSTFDDFIKKELIDDGAYNDITTNAIIEESSKSTADIIAKEDGIIAGIGIFKRVFEIFKGAEAEFTISDGSKVKKGEIIGRVFGSTHSILSGERTALNLMQILSGIATTTSNLNKRLEGTGVKLLDTRKTTPGMRLLEKYAVKIGGGYNHRFGLSDGILIKDNHIDAAYGITNAVNLARNNSSFVRKIEVETETLDEVSEALNAKADIIMLDNMDVETIKKAVKLINKRALIEVSGNITFENIREKAVPGVDYISSGMLTHSFNVLDISMKNLRNEK
- a CDS encoding thioesterase II family protein → MENVIHNSRWIMTPEVKEDCKMRLFCLPFAGGGALAYRSWCRYMPPEIELCAVQLPGRENRIKDEKFYDINLLIDELVLQILPYLDKPFALYGHSMGGLISFELARRIRKVKGLTPKILFFSGSKAPQLYDHTKDISHLPDELFLKAIKSFNGMPDMFWQDRELIEFKLPTLRADFSVLEGYNYYNEEPLECPISALCGENDKIISKKDMEALALQTKNQFKLRMFDGDHFFINTCRSKVLKSIIEDLNEYLN